tgttggctagactagtcttgaactcctgacctcaggtgatccacctgcctcggcctcccaaagtgctgggattacaggcatgagccactgcacccagccgataaTCCTTTATTTAATCTAGTATActacactgtatttttttttttaagaatttagaCTTTCACCCATCTATGTTTTGCAATGTGATCTGAAGTTCTAACTTAGCTCTTCTAAATGAAAGCAATTTATGCCAGAATAACCCTTTTCCCACAGAAATGTACTATTGTATTACCTCTATGATGTATGCTACTATTAACAtctattctcattttttattttatttttgagatggagtctcactctgttgcccaggctggagtgcagtggcacgatatcggctcactgcaagttctgcctcccgggttcgtgccattctcctgcctcagcctcctgagtagctgggactacaagcactcgccatcacgtccggctaattttttgtatttttagtagagacagggtttcaccgtgttagccaggatggtctcgatctcctgacctcgtgatccacccgcctcagcctcccaaagtgctgggattacaggtgtgagccactgcacccggccctcattttttatttttaatgattaaaattatGATTAACATTTAAACTTTTTCGTTGTCACTACAAAgggaatattatatataaatatctttttttaggTGTTTAAATTTTGGCACTCCTGATATAAATAAGATTCTGTTACTTCTAATTATTCTTGCTGGCTTTTTTTCAAAGGAAGCAGATATATTCTTGGTAATTCTTGGTGGAGTGAGAAGCAAATGGAAATCTGTTTTCTTCTACACAAAGAGGAAGCAGCAGCAGTAGAGCCAGAAGCAGGAAGCAGATAAAAAATTTAATCTCATCATGGACACAAAAACATACTAAAACAAaccataaacaaataaaattctttatttaaatttctcttgtggggaaaatatttttctttaaagcacaCTTAAAAGTAATTTGCATTTACTTCCTGTaaagcatttccattttacaattaGCAAAACTAAAAGGCTATGTCtcttcatgcatttatttttgttagaaAAATGTCCCATGGTGCTATCAAACCGATTTTAACCATCATCAAGCTTAACTTTGCCTCTGTTGACAACATGACTACAAACATGAATCAAAAAGGAGTTAAGGAATTTTAAACCATAAGGTTTCAATTATAACTTACCAATTATGTAATTAGCTGACAAAAATCAAGTCTGATGTAGAATAGCTGTCATCTACTTAACTGCAGATAATCATGGCATTTTCATTTAAGATGATCTGAACTTATGAAATAAAGGATCCAGTCCCAAGAACTCAATaatctcttatgttttcttttgaagacttattttaaatattaactatttcGGTGCctgaatggaaaaatataaacattagctcaGAGACAATGTGGTACCTGTTTGGAATCCAGCTGGCAGCTATAAGCACCGTTGAAAACTCTGACAGGCTTTGTGCCCTTTTTATTAAATGGCCTCACATCCTGAATGCAGGAATGTGTTCGTTTAAATAAACATTAATCTTTAATGTTGAATTCTGAAAACACAACCATAAATCATAGTTGGTTTTTCTGTGACAATGATCTAGTACATTATTTCCTCCACAGCAAACCTACCTTTCCAGAAGGTGGAAATTGTATTTGTAACAATCAGGACAAAACTCACATTTGAAAAGCATTTTACAATATTACATCTAAGTTGCACAGAAGACCCCAGTGATCACTAGGAAATCTACCACAGTCCAGTTTTTCTAATCCAAGAAGGTCCAAACTTCGGGGAATAATGTGTCCCTCTTCTGCTGCTGCTCTGAAAAATATTCGATCAAAACGAAGCTTACAAGCAGCAGTTATTCCAAGATTAGAGTTCATTTGTGTATCCCATGTATACTGGCAATGTTTAGGTTTGCCCAAAAACTCCCAGACATCCACAATGTTGTTGGGTAAACCACCACATCTGGTaacctgaaaagaaaaagaatactctCTAAGATACACATAGCCTTTTGCccactaacttaaaaaaaaaaaaaaaaggtgtttttgCTATTACCGTGCAAGAAATTATTAATGCAGAAATGCAAAACAATGAGATACATTATAAAAAGTACTATGCTGCATAGTggtatgtaatataaaaatatcaagacAGCCAGAGGGGTTTGGAATTTGCCCCTTCTCTTCTGCCATAAATAGGTTCCTAACTTTGGGTTTCAGATAAAACTTAGAAGGCTGAATATACATGGCCTGTTACTGCTgttatctgtttttaaaaactgaactcaACTGAAAAGAAGGCAGAACTGCCACTCTACTTTAGTCTACAACTTCAGAAGTATAGCATTCATATGATCCAAAAATTTCAACTGCCTTCAGTTTTATTTGaagtttattaataatattaattctgttTGCTCATTCACActccaggatttaaaaaaattgtttgtggtaaaatatacacaatataagatttatcattttaacaatttttttttttttttgaggtgggagtctcactctgttgcccaggatggagtgcagtggtgcaatctcggttcactgcaacttccacctcccaggttcaagcaattctagtgcctcagcctcctgcatagctgggatcacaggcatgtgccacaatgcctggctaatttctgtatttttagtagagacggggtttcaccgtgctggccaggctggtctcgaactcctggcctcaagtgatctgcccaccttggcctcccaaagtgctgggattacaggcatgagccactgtgcccagccattttaataatttttaagtgtacagtgatgtagcattaagtatattcacatagtTGTGCAACCATgactaccatccatctccagaaccttttaatcttccccaactgaaactctgtacccattaaacaccaaTTCACCATTCCCTTAtacccccagtccctggcaaacaccattctactttctgtctctatgaatttgaccagTTTAGGAAATTCATAAGAGGAATCATATagtatcttttcctttttggattggcttcattcactcagcataatgtctttAATATTTgcccatattgtagcatgtgtcaaagtttcttcattttaagggtgaataatattccactgtatacatatagcacattttgtttattcatctgtcaGTGATATTTGGGCTGCTTCCACCTTTTAGCTACTGTGAATAACACAGCTGTGAACATCCATTGGTAGACAAAATACATTCAAATCcctgctttcacttcttttgggtaTTTATACCTAGAAGTGTAATTGATGCATCACAttagtaattccatgtttaattttttaaggtcCTGAAAAATCCCACTGTGTCTCAACTGAGCTATAGGCAGGGAGAAAGAGACTTTGTTTCAGACCTGGAggtctggacatggtggtggcaGGAAAAGTGGGTTAAAAAGGCTaataaaagccaaaaaagaaaaggaaacctcagaaaaaaagagagtcaGGAACAATTATCATGGTCCAATCTTTCCATTGTTCTCATATTGCACCTAGGAATACTGCAAAGAAACAACCTTTTCTAAACTCTTCTACAATCATTTTCTCTACCTTTCTTTctaatcctatatatatatatacacacacacacacatatagtttaGTGTTGTCTATTTCTCATGCacagttttattttcctccaaaaaGAGCCCCTTCTTCCCCTAGGCATACAGCATAGGCTAAACAAATATTCGCTGAATTGCAAGGTCACTTAAGACATTTTGAGTGACTAAAGGTCCTAGTTTTAACAGCTTTGGTCAAAGGAACCTAAATTAGTCTCCATAGCAATAATCTGTCCTCAAACATCAAACTGACTTTGTCACTCACCTCTCGATCCCTTAGATTTGTATCTCCTGCAAATATAACTGTAGCTGACTCTGGAGCCTCTTGCATTTtctttaaaaccatttttaactGATTCATTCGTTCCACAGCATGCCCTCTGGTGCTCTCCAAATGGGATGTCATAAGGCAAAGCTCATTTCCTGACACATTCACCTGCAGCAGGACAAACAGTCATTAAAACTGTCCACTGACTATTAATACTGaactttaataataaaatcagCAGATTGTTCTGTCAAATGGTATATATTTACTAAACTGAAACTGTAAAATCAGCAATATGCCTATCCCTCCGGATCGAAAGAAGTATTAAAGCACTAACCCTGTCCCCAAAGACGACGGTTTAGCAAGCACGACCTACCCCCAGATGTCACCTCCACTGTGAACCTTTCCCCAGTGTCCCCAGGCCATCAGCGGCTCCCTCCTCAATACACCTAAGGCATGCTGAACAGACTGTTTCAAAGCCCCCTAGGCTAAATTAAAAGGACAATTATTTCCCTCCTACAAAGCCATAAGTCATTTGCAAAGCAGAGATGATTCTTATTTATTGCTGTATTATTAAGGGCCTGGCATACAGGTATTCCAAAAAAGTCAGTTAACTGAATGAATGAGAATCATTTACCATTTGCAATTAAGACACCAACAATGTACAATCTATCATTATACTAAGTGTCTGCAGAATCAAGTCTAATTCTTTCATATTGGTCATTCATGCTCTTCTATAATCAGGAGCCTACCTACTTCTCAACCTGTCACATTTGCCTCTCCATGGCCCCTACACTCAACTGAATAGAATGCTCATTCATACTCATACATGTACACCTCTTGCAACTTGCAAAAGTTTGCTCATGGTGGTTTCTCTACTTGGACTCTTTTTAATATGTATGTCTTACATATTTTTCAGGGTTCATTTCAAATACCATCTCCTCTATAAAACTCCCACTAAACAATCTGGCTCAAAGTCATCTCTCCTTTCTCTAAACTTCCACACATCATTTATACCTCTCCTGTGGCACTTATGCCTTTCTtatgttttagttactatatacACACTCTCCCTTACTAATCTATATACTATATCAGAGCAagatctatttttcatttttgtaagtcTCATAGAGTAAAATATAGCAGCATGTATAGAGTAGAAAGTAAAAACATTACTTTAGGAAGCAAATGTGGAATGTTAACAAACTCTCAAATATTCTTAAGAAAACAATAGACTGAGAATTCTATCTGcatttaaaatttctgtaaaacattaattttagaGAGTGTTAAAGACTATCTAAAAGAATCTACATGTGTGAAGCAAATTTTTCTCTAAAGgcaatggttttaaaaagaataataacaaaactatgaaaaaatctttttttaataaaacactcaatttttaaaaattactcacatgcacacataaaagGTTTCTCATCATTTTGGTACTTGGAAAAGGAATAATCTCTTGGCTTTTTAATTTCACTCTTGATTTCTTCAACATTATAGCTGTGAAATATCCTTCTTCATGACCTACAAATGTTTGTGGAAAAGAATTTAGGCTGAGAAGGTGAGAGTTATTTTCAGTTTACCACAAGTTTGCCTATTGAAGAATTTTATAGCAAACAGGTAACAGATATTTACATGGATCTAAATCTTTAaactattatttcaaaatagtcaTCATGGCCAAACAAGTCTACCTCCTCCCTCCTAAATTTTAGCTAGAagcttagaagaaataaaataaaatttaaaaagtccaggcacagtggctcatgcctgtaatcccagcactttgggaggtcgaggtgggcggatcacctgaggtcaggagtttgagaccaacctgaccaaaatggagaaaccgtGCCtctacaaaacacaaaattagtcgggcgtggtggcacatgcctgtaatcccagctactcgggaggctgagttaggcgaatcacttgaacctgggaggcagaggttgcggtgagctgagatcgtgccatcgcactctagcttaggcaacaatagtgaaattccgtctcaaaataaatgaataaataaaaatgaaaaaaaaaatgtaaacaagtgCCAAAAAATAATGCTGCCAATATCAGATgagaaaatttgagaaatttcTGAAAGACACAGAGTAGATGAGATGAACTGTGGCCAGCTGATATCCACTTACTACTTCTCATACTAGAAGTTCCAGAAAAATGatagtaaatgaataaaaatctaGAAAGATATAAACCTGCAAGAACAGAAAATAGGAGTAGAGGCCATGAATGAAAGCTTCCAATAgtttttcagaaaacagaaaacagatggaGAAGTGGTAACCGGTTtatcagaagaaaaggaaaccacTTGAGTGACTGTAGCAGAGAACCATAGACAGGAAGCAAGCAGATTTGTTCCACCAAAATCTGGAAACACTTAGTGCTTGAACATAAAGGTACCACAAAAGGTAAGGTGCTGAGCTAAGAAGGGGAGGGCCAGTTCAAGGTCTGGATATGGGGTTAAACAACTCCCAGGTTTCCTCAACTCCTTAGAGCTAAGTGACTGTCCCTCTATTAACAGGAGACTACAGTTTTACATAGAACTAAATTTTAGAGGCTCCAGAGTCACCAGCCACAGGGAGGGGCATGCATGTTAGCCCACGGCTGATAGGTGAATGGGTTGAACACTGATTAAGTAAAGTGTGCCTACTCAGCTCCCTTCCCCTGACCTGCTTCCAGAAGGTAGGCAAAACAAGCACACCACTCCAGCCCCAACACCCAGAAGGCAGAAagctaaataattcttttttggaGAAACAAAATGGTCTCAGATTAAAGGCCTGTATATACCAACACACTGACAATTGTGGGTCTCCCTCAAATGAATAAGCAGTTTGCTCTACAATCAATCCCTCACCCCTGTCCAGTAAGGTAAACTACTTAGCCTTGCTCAGGCATACTAAACTGTAATCAACATTTTAGTGTTTGGTGTTTAAATGTGAACCAAAAGCCAAGGATCCCTACATATTTAAGGAACAGGTCTAACATGACATGATGGATACTGACATAACataatcaaaataaacaaaaagaaggaaataaaaacaatgcaGGGAAAGAGATTaaaacctaaaacaaacaaaaaactaacaaaaaagatACTGTATCCATAAACCAAGAAAAGTATGCCATAAAAAAGATATTCAGTGAATAGGAGGCCtaggaaattaaaataatgctaTCTAAAAGTCAAGATAGTTGCCAAGAAAGTAGAACAGTCAATAGAGATAGGAGAATAAGAGGAAGTTAAGAAAATTCAAGGATCAACCCAGGAGGTCCACCGTTTAACAGAGGGAATTCAGAAAAATGGGAGAGTAAAAAAACttaagggaggaaagaagagacagggagaaaaggaaagagaaataatgaagataatgaaAGGAGAGGCGAGGGgagtggtgggagggagggagagggaaaaggaTTTTCCAACTAAGGTTTTCCACATATTAAAATTCCACAGATTAAAAGTTCCCACCAAGCATTCAGtacaatagattttaaaaagaccCAAAGAACACGAGGGTTAAAAAGAAGACCCTCAAAGCTTCCAGAGagtagggaaaaagaaaagaataagaattaGAATGGCATCAGCCTTATCACCCATCATCAATAATGGAAACTAGAAGACATTGAAGAATGCCTTCAGAATTCTGAAGGAAAACATCTATTTACCCAGATACCTATCTTCAGCCAAACTATCAAGAACTACAAAGCTACAACacagacattttcaaatatgCTGGGATTCAAAAACTTCACTATCCATGCACTATTTCTTAGAAATTAATTAGAGAAGGTGCTCCAATAAAATAAGGAAGTAAACCAAGAAGGAAGCATGGGAATCAGAAATCCTAAAAGAATCCCCAAGAGAATACAAAAAAGTTCCAtaaagagagacacacacagactgagagaGAACCCTCTCCTTAGAAATTCTCGATTAAGGAGTCGATTGAAACTAAAAATCACatactatataaaaatgaaaagtcaaaGAAAGCACTATACAGTTGACACTTGAACAACACAAGAGAACTTCAAGGTCCACTTATACAGATATTTTTTCAGTAAATACGGTTGgtcctctgtatctgtgggttctgcatccacaACCAAATGCAGGTTGAAAATACAGTCTTCCCAGGACATGAAACCTGCAGAAATGGAGTGCTCACATATAGATGGGTTCTGCAGAGCAGACTGAGGAAACTGAGTATGTGCGAATTTTGGTATCCATTGAGGAACCCTAGAACCAATCCCCTGAGAATACCAAGGAAAGACTGTATATGAAAATCATGAGATGTGGCCAaagtagtattttaaatatatttagcaaaaacaaaatagatggaaaatttaaaaactaaattactCAGGGcagaaaaagtacaaaaagaacaaaataaataaggaattataaaataaagactttttgaAAAAGCATAATAACCACAATGTGATTATTTCAGTTAAAACTTTTAACAACTGAATTTCACCAAAAAGGTGTTGTTTCTCAAATTttagtaatttatattttcctgaaAAATCATCCATTTCCTTTTCACACTATTAACATTAAGTTGTATAAAATATTCTCCTATAATTCTTGTAGTATTCTGTgtcttgcttatttttctcaaacttatttatttgtgctttttcctCTCTATGTCCCGATAGACCAACTTTGATTTATCTCTTTCACTGATCTGTTTTTCAAAGAAAAGACAAGTTGAATAACAAAAATTGTTACCTGTAATAATCTCATAATTACTTGATCTCTTCTTTAGGTAGCTATAATATGGGGGAATAACTTCCTGTAGAAATATCACATCTGGGCTGTACCTAATGAAAAACATCAATTTATGACAAATACCAAGTATACCATTTCATTTTCAGCTACCTAAATGAAGGAAATCCCACAacataccaaaaacaaaaaaccctctagGGCACCTAATATTGAGTGTTTATGCTGATCTTTGATAActataaaatgagaaagatgTGTGCTATTTATTAATGTAGTACTAtaacaaatatatcaaaaagaactagaaaaactgaCAATAGAAACCGCCATATTGAGAGACTTCAATGGTCCTACACACTAAGAGATGCTTTCAATGTTTCTTTCAATCCTCTTGAAGCAGTTATTATCCACAATGAAGAAAACTGTCCAGAGAacttaagtgatttgcccaaggtcacagagccagcATGGGGCACAAATAGATCTTTTTGGTAGTTTTAATTTCACGTAGTTACAATAAACAAAGTTTAAGAAGAAAACAGTACTAAAAGGCTTCTAACGAAAATTAGTGTCCCCTCTTTGCTGCAGCCTGCAATCCTGCTCTCAGACGCAATCATCTTAATTCTTCAGATGTTTCTTCCCAGAGCTGGACATTGAACTTAGGTTTAATTCTAAAGCCCACAACCTTGAACTGTTACTTTGTATATACATAAGACACATTACTATTAAATAGAAGTGATAATACTTACAAAGCTAAGTAGGAACACACCCCTCGAGCCCTCTCTGACAGATTGTTTAGATCTAATCCATCAATATTCCAGGTAATGAGAGAGAACATGCTGCCATTTTCTTGCTGAGTATCTTCAGATGGGCTGATTTTAGAAGTGGTGGAATCAGTTGTTTCTTCATTGGTTAGGTCAACACTGGCAAGATCAGAATAAAACATGGCTTTGCAAATAATCTA
This DNA window, taken from Pan paniscus chromosome 5, NHGRI_mPanPan1-v2.0_pri, whole genome shotgun sequence, encodes the following:
- the TDP2 gene encoding tyrosyl-DNA phosphodiesterase 2, with the protein product MRERHGTGACAEPRVGLLFRLKGRCRGGKKMELGSCLEGGREAAEEEGEPEVKKRRLLCVEFASVASCDAAVAQCFLAENDWEMERALNSYFEPPVEESALERRPETISEPKTYVDLTNEETTDSTTSKISPSEDTQQENGSMFSLITWNIDGLDLNNLSERARGVCSYLALYSPDVIFLQEVIPPYYSYLKKRSSNYEIITGHEEGYFTAIMLKKSRVKLKSQEIIPFPSTKMMRNLLCVHVNVSGNELCLMTSHLESTRGHAVERMNQLKMVLKKMQEAPESATVIFAGDTNLRDREVTRCGGLPNNIVDVWEFLGKPKHCQYTWDTQMNSNLGITAACKLRFDRIFFRAAAEEGHIIPRSLDLLGLEKLDCGRFPSDHWGLLCNLDVIL